From the genome of bacterium, one region includes:
- the cas1 gene encoding CRISPR-associated endonuclease Cas1, with protein MPRFNFHPQANAMIAYISTQGAKLSAESERLLVSIEGKEIGEIETVRCDGILLFGGIEITTPAITLCVRKGIPVSFLTESGSRLKARILPAGTERRFRRQYALLENSNACLALARSTVRAKLEASLAVVEDYSSNLQPEPPEVAAAREVLSEALPNSDSAPGIPELNGIEGAAAASYFRAFGPMLGSVEWPGRTGRGAADPVNALLNLAYSLVVSELTARLDAAGLDPDAGFMHADRPGRPSLALDLMEPLRPALCDRFVLSAFNRREVNPENDFENTPEGLRLNRAAFHKVLKKWEARQKEVMPGTNPPVSNDAAIAGVVDSFLKTVLHSSRK; from the coding sequence ATGCCGCGCTTTAATTTTCATCCGCAGGCAAACGCAATGATTGCTTACATTTCGACGCAGGGAGCGAAATTGTCCGCCGAATCCGAACGCCTTCTTGTCTCCATAGAAGGGAAGGAAATCGGCGAAATCGAAACGGTGCGGTGCGACGGCATCCTTCTGTTCGGCGGCATCGAGATCACCACTCCCGCAATTACGCTGTGCGTCCGGAAAGGCATTCCGGTTTCGTTCCTTACCGAAAGCGGAAGCAGGCTCAAAGCGCGGATTTTGCCCGCGGGGACGGAGCGCCGTTTCCGGCGCCAGTATGCGCTTTTGGAAAATTCGAATGCGTGCCTTGCCCTGGCGCGCTCGACGGTTCGGGCGAAACTCGAAGCCTCGCTTGCCGTCGTCGAGGATTATTCCAGCAACCTCCAGCCCGAGCCCCCCGAAGTTGCAGCCGCGCGCGAAGTCCTGTCGGAGGCATTGCCCAATTCGGATTCCGCCCCAGGAATTCCGGAGCTTAACGGAATTGAAGGAGCCGCCGCCGCGTCCTACTTCCGCGCGTTCGGCCCCATGCTTGGCTCTGTGGAATGGCCGGGCAGGACCGGACGCGGCGCGGCGGATCCAGTCAACGCCCTATTGAATCTTGCCTATTCCCTTGTGGTGTCCGAGTTGACCGCAAGGCTGGATGCCGCGGGTCTCGATCCGGACGCCGGGTTTATGCACGCGGATCGCCCCGGCCGCCCCTCTCTCGCACTCGATTTGATGGAGCCGCTGCGTCCTGCGCTTTGCGATCGGTTCGTTTTGTCCGCGTTCAACCGCAGGGAAGTCAATCCGGAAAACGACTTCGAAAACACGCCGGAAGGTCTGCGGCTGAATCGCGCCGCTTTTCACAAGGTGCTTAAAAAGTGGGAGGCGCGGCAAAAGGAAGTGATGCCTGGAACGAATCCGCCGGTTTCCAACGACGCGGCGATTGCCGGGGTTGTTGACAGCTTCCTTAAAACCGTGCTACATTCAAGCCGCAAGTAA
- the cas6 gene encoding CRISPR system precrRNA processing endoribonuclease RAMP protein Cas6: MPSIVALELVGPARTAAAPVSMWHGLATRLLHSVDGAAAVYHGRDASSVSVGWPAPCAAGDGAAVFVWEFGFLDDGLAQRFASSEALLALPMRIGSRTLVPVGNARLSNAGQASLAWEDAISAALERSESRDEFSLELRSPFQCRRGGLGNLAFVPEIVFKQLSRRVSAYSPAEVKDLLEEFSPSKSRLVRLDCATVEFMLRPGVRDRGIVGRVEIAYDSPEGMAGFHLLGLIAPFAGLGAKTGACLGSVRPAQPMRRRRNSSSPDLSGFKPVDFAVREVCDAPSEN, translated from the coding sequence ATGCCATCTATCGTCGCGTTGGAGCTTGTTGGGCCTGCCCGGACCGCCGCGGCGCCCGTTTCGATGTGGCATGGGCTTGCAACAAGGTTGCTGCACTCGGTTGACGGCGCGGCCGCCGTTTATCATGGCAGGGACGCATCTTCCGTTTCGGTCGGATGGCCGGCGCCATGCGCGGCCGGGGATGGCGCGGCGGTTTTCGTTTGGGAGTTCGGCTTTCTGGACGACGGACTTGCGCAGCGTTTTGCTTCAAGCGAAGCTTTGCTCGCGCTCCCCATGCGCATCGGCTCGCGGACGCTTGTGCCGGTCGGAAACGCGAGGCTGTCGAATGCCGGGCAGGCGTCGCTGGCATGGGAGGATGCCATCTCCGCTGCGCTTGAGCGCTCGGAAAGCCGCGACGAGTTTTCGCTTGAGCTCAGGTCGCCGTTCCAGTGCAGGCGCGGCGGCTTGGGCAATCTTGCCTTTGTCCCCGAGATTGTTTTTAAACAGCTTTCCAGGCGCGTTTCGGCTTATTCACCGGCGGAAGTAAAGGATTTGCTGGAGGAGTTTTCACCGTCCAAATCAAGACTGGTGCGGCTTGATTGCGCAACCGTTGAATTTATGCTTCGCCCCGGCGTCAGGGATCGCGGAATAGTCGGCAGGGTCGAGATTGCGTACGACTCGCCTGAAGGAATGGCCGGATTTCACCTGCTCGGGCTGATCGCGCCGTTCGCGGGACTGGGGGCAAAAACCGGAGCGTGCCTGGGCAGCGTGCGTCCCGCGCAGCCGATGCGGCGGAGGCGAAATTCCAGTTCTCCGGATTTGTCGGGATTCAAGCCTGTGGATTTTGCAGTTCGGGAGGTATGCGATGCTCCAAGCGAAAATTGA